One Watersipora subatra chromosome 4, tzWatSuba1.1, whole genome shotgun sequence genomic window carries:
- the LOC137395010 gene encoding eukaryotic translation initiation factor 3 subunit A-like isoform X2 produces the protein MPTYFQKPENALKRAGEFMGVSKPEQALDVLYDVIKSKRHRTWQKTHEPIMMRYLELCVDLKKSHLAKEGLYQYKNICQMVNVKSLDTVIRHYLDLASQKTEAAREESQQTCLDIDDLDIIQTPERMANRVLCSTLSIPIPPTRYSIDQLLESNDAEKRRRLASLLSLSAVPNPPTRASLIKELMRNNVLQYTSPEIKSMYLSLEVEFDPLNLSSKLSKCMDYVGQQEYLTRYVDALQEMTVIRLIKQVAQIYQCVEFERLRALIPFVSPFELERIVVQAAKNIDLPVRLDHLNQSVSFGTDLNVCLQEDVEEGPFLQHMPGEQLRNQLQHMAKALCSAITKLNADDTDKALNLEIKLKKIDAYKKSEKRDRERILTRKNEIESRKEKLEIISKERDEQELEREREKQKQLRDAEELRLKREMAERERQRAQQEHENIRKKEVGKRIEQLKTTDIGIRALEGLTESELAKLDTDDILQKQVEQLEKEKKELQERLKSQDKKVDYFIRAKRLVEIPLLEQHVKDKAQANREQWDIMEAQRIRKLEKDRELAMKNRDRLIRMVPDKEAFIEQLTESRKDEYNAKLDVFNQLLAEKRSERLAERREARKHERMEKALRAREERRQRERDEAARKEREERIAREIEEEERKRRAEEERLAKLDELAAKKRQRELEVEQKLARDRENIAPSAGAGRSGGWREREAAKHDSWMKRRDTESRDDRPWGRENRDEARRDQYDAPCRDFRGQDSGRRDLRDDDRSGGGWRGGSERRGDHDRFERRGDSDRWSRGGEERWSRGGDARYDNHPRQGEDSGRERDFGRRDDHRDDRRSDSDRGSDPWRRGGDSGPVRRGDGPPRGSSGASRDDEVWRRGGDRSKRNDEKPTDSDGWSTVRYK, from the exons ATGCCGACGTACTTCCAAAAGCCCGAAAATGCGCTCAAGAGAGCTGGTG AGTTTATGGGTGTGTCAAAGCCGGAACAAGCGTTAGATGTTCTATATGATGTGATCAAAAGTAAACGACATCGAACATGGCAGAAAACGCACGAACCCATAATGATGCGTTATTTAGAATTGTGTGTCGACTTGAAAAAAAGTCACCTCGCCAAAGAGGGTCTCTATCAGTACAAAAACATTTGCCAAATG GTCAATGTGAAATCACTTGACACTGTGATAAGACATTACCTAGACCTCGCCTCTCAAAAAACTGAAGCTGCTCGAGAGGAATCTCAGCAAACCTGTCTAGACATTGATGATTTGGATATCATTCAAACGCCAGAAAG AATGGCAAACAGGGTTTTATGTTCCACCCTTTCCATACCAATTCCTCCAACTCGCTACTCCATAGACCAACTTCTGGAATCCAATGATGCAGAAAAGAGACGTCGACTAGCCTCTCTTTTGAGTCTTTCTGCTGTTCCTAATCCGCCAACACGAGCTAGTCTTATCAAAGAGTTG ATGAGAAATAATGTTCTGCAATACACCAGTCCAGAAATAAAATCGATGTATTTAAGTTTGGAAGTAGAGTTTGATCCCTTGAATTTATCATCCAAACTGTCCAAGTGTATGGACTATGTTGGTCAACAGGAATACCTAACGCGATATGTAGATGCTCTGCAAGAGATGACAGTCATTCGGCTCATCAAACAG GTTGCACAAATATATCAGTGTGTAGAATTTGAGAGGTTAAGGGCTTTGATACCCTTCGTGTCTCCATTTGAGTTGGAAAGGATTGTTGTACAAGCTGCAAAGAACATCGATTTGCCT GTGCGGCTGGATCATCTTAATCAATCTGTAAGTTTCGGTACTGATCTTAATGTCTGTCTGCAAGAGGATGTGGAGGAAGGACCATTTTTGCAACACATGCCTGGAGAGCAGTTGCGGAACCAGTTGCAACATATGGCAAAAGCTCTTTGTTCTGCCATTACCAAGTTAAATGCAGATGACACTGACAAG GCTTTGAATTTGGAGATCAAGCTCAAAAAGATAGATGCTTACAAAAAATCAGAGAAGCGAGATCGGGAACGAATTCTTACTCGCAAGAATGAGATCGAAAGTCGTAAAGAAAAGTTGGAGATCATTAGTAAAGAGCGG GATGAGCAAGAACTTGAACGGGAGAGGGAAAAGCAGAAACAGCTGCGTGATGCCGAAGAATTGCGTCTGAAGCGAGAGATGGCTGAAAGAGAGCGCCAACGTGCTCAACAAGAACACGAAAATATCAGAAAGAAAGAAGTTGGAAAACGTATTGAACAGTTGAAAACTACTGATATTGGTATTAGAGCGTTGGAGGGATTAACTGAATCG gAGTTGGCGAAGTTAGATACTGATGACATTCTGCAAAAACAAGTTGAGCAATTGGAGAAAGAGAAGAAAGAGCTTCAGGAACGGCTAAAAAGTCAGGATAAGAAA GTAGATTACTTTATCCGAGCTAAAAGACTGGTAGAAATTCCTCTGCTGGAACAACACGTCAAAGACAAAGCGCAAGCTAACAGAGAGCAATGGGATATCATGGAAGCCCAGCGT ATAAGGAAACTGGAAAAGGATCGTGAGTTGGCTATGAAGAATAGAGACAGGTTAATCAGAATGGTGCCTGACAAGGAGGCCTTTATTGAACAGTTGACTGAATCAAGAAAGGATGAATATAAT GCAAAATTGGATGTCTTCAATCAGCTTTTGGCAGAAAAAAGATCTGAACGTTTGGCTGAAAGACGAGAGGCTCGAAAGCATGAAAGAATGGAGAAGGCGCTGCGTGCTAGAGAAGAGCGGAGACAACGAGAGCGTGATGAAGCAGCCCGCAAAG AACGAGAAGAAAGAATTGCAAGGGAAATCGAAGAGGAAGAGCGTAAAAGACGTGCTGAGGAGGAGCGCTTGGCAAAGTTGGACGAGTTGGCTGCTAAAAAACGTCAGCGAGAGTTAGAGGTCGAGCAAAAATTGGCTCGTGATCGAGAAAATATAGCTCCTTCGGCAGGCGCAGGAAGGTCTGGTGGTTGGCGAGAAAGAGAAGCAGCCAAGCATGACTCTTGGATGAAAAG ACGTGATACAGAAAGTCGTGATGACAGACCTTGGGGTCGTGAAAATCGTGATGAGGCTCGAAGAGATCAGTACGATGCACCTTGCAGAGATTTTAGAGGCCAGGATAGCGGACGACGCGATTTAAGAGATGATGATAGGTCGGGAGGTGGATGGCGTGGTGGATCTGAGAGGCGAGGAGATCACGACAGATTTGAAAGACGTGGAGACAGCGATCGTTGGAGTCGTGGAGGAGAAGAGCGTTGGTCGAGAGGAGGTGATGCAAGATATGATAATCATCCACGACAAGGAGAGGATTCTGGTAGAGAAAGAGATTTTGGCCGTCGCGATGATCACAGAGATGATCGACGATCCGACAGTGATCGGGG ATCAGATCCTTGGAGGCGGGGTGGAGATTCGGGTCCAGTTAGGCGAGGAGATGGGCCTCCGCGTGGGAGTAGTGGAGCTTCTAGAGATGATGAAGTGTGGCGCAGGG GAGGAGATCGTTCAAAAAGAAATGATGAAAAACCGACTGACTCAGATGGGTGGAGCACTGTCCGATATAAATAA
- the LOC137395010 gene encoding eukaryotic translation initiation factor 3 subunit A-like isoform X1: MPTYFQKPENALKRAGEFMGVSKPEQALDVLYDVIKSKRHRTWQKTHEPIMMRYLELCVDLKKSHLAKEGLYQYKNICQMVNVKSLDTVIRHYLDLASQKTEAAREESQQTCLDIDDLDIIQTPESLLLAAVTAEDAQDRSDRAILTPWVKFLWESYRQCLDLLRNNNRVERLYHDIAKQAFDFCLKYTRKTEFRKLCDNLRNHLKQIVEKTHTQANAVSLNNPDSLNMHLETRLNQLDSAISMELWQEAFKAVEDIHDLIIRSKKVPRPSLLANYFENVSLVFFKSGNHLFHAAACHRLFVLIAEQKKNPSQEEITRMANRVLCSTLSIPIPPTRYSIDQLLESNDAEKRRRLASLLSLSAVPNPPTRASLIKELMRNNVLQYTSPEIKSMYLSLEVEFDPLNLSSKLSKCMDYVGQQEYLTRYVDALQEMTVIRLIKQVAQIYQCVEFERLRALIPFVSPFELERIVVQAAKNIDLPVRLDHLNQSVSFGTDLNVCLQEDVEEGPFLQHMPGEQLRNQLQHMAKALCSAITKLNADDTDKALNLEIKLKKIDAYKKSEKRDRERILTRKNEIESRKEKLEIISKERDEQELEREREKQKQLRDAEELRLKREMAERERQRAQQEHENIRKKEVGKRIEQLKTTDIGIRALEGLTESELAKLDTDDILQKQVEQLEKEKKELQERLKSQDKKVDYFIRAKRLVEIPLLEQHVKDKAQANREQWDIMEAQRIRKLEKDRELAMKNRDRLIRMVPDKEAFIEQLTESRKDEYNAKLDVFNQLLAEKRSERLAERREARKHERMEKALRAREERRQRERDEAARKEREERIAREIEEEERKRRAEEERLAKLDELAAKKRQRELEVEQKLARDRENIAPSAGAGRSGGWREREAAKHDSWMKRRDTESRDDRPWGRENRDEARRDQYDAPCRDFRGQDSGRRDLRDDDRSGGGWRGGSERRGDHDRFERRGDSDRWSRGGEERWSRGGDARYDNHPRQGEDSGRERDFGRRDDHRDDRRSDSDRGSDPWRRGGDSGPVRRGDGPPRGSSGASRDDEVWRRGGDRSKRNDEKPTDSDGWSTVRYK; encoded by the exons ATGCCGACGTACTTCCAAAAGCCCGAAAATGCGCTCAAGAGAGCTGGTG AGTTTATGGGTGTGTCAAAGCCGGAACAAGCGTTAGATGTTCTATATGATGTGATCAAAAGTAAACGACATCGAACATGGCAGAAAACGCACGAACCCATAATGATGCGTTATTTAGAATTGTGTGTCGACTTGAAAAAAAGTCACCTCGCCAAAGAGGGTCTCTATCAGTACAAAAACATTTGCCAAATG GTCAATGTGAAATCACTTGACACTGTGATAAGACATTACCTAGACCTCGCCTCTCAAAAAACTGAAGCTGCTCGAGAGGAATCTCAGCAAACCTGTCTAGACATTGATGATTTGGATATCATTCAAACGCCAGAAAG CTTATTGCTTGCTGCGGTGACAGCTGAAGATGCTCAAGACAGGTCAGACCGGGCTATTCTAACGCCTTGGGTCAAGTTTTTGTGGGAATCTTATCGGCAATGTCTAGACTTACTTAGAAATAACAACCGTGTTGAAAGATTATACCATGACATAGCCAAGCAGGCATTTGATTTCTGCTTGAAGTACACTAGAAAGACGGAATTTCGAAAGCTTTGCGATAAT TTGAGAAATCACTTGAAGCAAATAGTAGAAAAGACACACACGCAAGCTAATGCAGTCTCTCTCAATAATCCAGACAGTTTGAATATGCACTTGGAAACTCGTCTGAACCAACTCGACTCCGCAATTTCCATGGAACTGTGGCAG GAAGCTTTCAAAGCTGTTGAAGACATTCATGACCTTATAATCAGATCTAAAAAAGTTCCTCGTCCATCACTTCTAgccaattattttgaaaatgtgAGCCTTGTCTTCTTTAAATCTGGAAATCATCTCTTCCATGCAGCGGCTTGTCATCGTCTATTCGTCTTGATAGCAGAGCAGAAGAAGAATCCTAGTCAGGAGGAAATTACTAG AATGGCAAACAGGGTTTTATGTTCCACCCTTTCCATACCAATTCCTCCAACTCGCTACTCCATAGACCAACTTCTGGAATCCAATGATGCAGAAAAGAGACGTCGACTAGCCTCTCTTTTGAGTCTTTCTGCTGTTCCTAATCCGCCAACACGAGCTAGTCTTATCAAAGAGTTG ATGAGAAATAATGTTCTGCAATACACCAGTCCAGAAATAAAATCGATGTATTTAAGTTTGGAAGTAGAGTTTGATCCCTTGAATTTATCATCCAAACTGTCCAAGTGTATGGACTATGTTGGTCAACAGGAATACCTAACGCGATATGTAGATGCTCTGCAAGAGATGACAGTCATTCGGCTCATCAAACAG GTTGCACAAATATATCAGTGTGTAGAATTTGAGAGGTTAAGGGCTTTGATACCCTTCGTGTCTCCATTTGAGTTGGAAAGGATTGTTGTACAAGCTGCAAAGAACATCGATTTGCCT GTGCGGCTGGATCATCTTAATCAATCTGTAAGTTTCGGTACTGATCTTAATGTCTGTCTGCAAGAGGATGTGGAGGAAGGACCATTTTTGCAACACATGCCTGGAGAGCAGTTGCGGAACCAGTTGCAACATATGGCAAAAGCTCTTTGTTCTGCCATTACCAAGTTAAATGCAGATGACACTGACAAG GCTTTGAATTTGGAGATCAAGCTCAAAAAGATAGATGCTTACAAAAAATCAGAGAAGCGAGATCGGGAACGAATTCTTACTCGCAAGAATGAGATCGAAAGTCGTAAAGAAAAGTTGGAGATCATTAGTAAAGAGCGG GATGAGCAAGAACTTGAACGGGAGAGGGAAAAGCAGAAACAGCTGCGTGATGCCGAAGAATTGCGTCTGAAGCGAGAGATGGCTGAAAGAGAGCGCCAACGTGCTCAACAAGAACACGAAAATATCAGAAAGAAAGAAGTTGGAAAACGTATTGAACAGTTGAAAACTACTGATATTGGTATTAGAGCGTTGGAGGGATTAACTGAATCG gAGTTGGCGAAGTTAGATACTGATGACATTCTGCAAAAACAAGTTGAGCAATTGGAGAAAGAGAAGAAAGAGCTTCAGGAACGGCTAAAAAGTCAGGATAAGAAA GTAGATTACTTTATCCGAGCTAAAAGACTGGTAGAAATTCCTCTGCTGGAACAACACGTCAAAGACAAAGCGCAAGCTAACAGAGAGCAATGGGATATCATGGAAGCCCAGCGT ATAAGGAAACTGGAAAAGGATCGTGAGTTGGCTATGAAGAATAGAGACAGGTTAATCAGAATGGTGCCTGACAAGGAGGCCTTTATTGAACAGTTGACTGAATCAAGAAAGGATGAATATAAT GCAAAATTGGATGTCTTCAATCAGCTTTTGGCAGAAAAAAGATCTGAACGTTTGGCTGAAAGACGAGAGGCTCGAAAGCATGAAAGAATGGAGAAGGCGCTGCGTGCTAGAGAAGAGCGGAGACAACGAGAGCGTGATGAAGCAGCCCGCAAAG AACGAGAAGAAAGAATTGCAAGGGAAATCGAAGAGGAAGAGCGTAAAAGACGTGCTGAGGAGGAGCGCTTGGCAAAGTTGGACGAGTTGGCTGCTAAAAAACGTCAGCGAGAGTTAGAGGTCGAGCAAAAATTGGCTCGTGATCGAGAAAATATAGCTCCTTCGGCAGGCGCAGGAAGGTCTGGTGGTTGGCGAGAAAGAGAAGCAGCCAAGCATGACTCTTGGATGAAAAG ACGTGATACAGAAAGTCGTGATGACAGACCTTGGGGTCGTGAAAATCGTGATGAGGCTCGAAGAGATCAGTACGATGCACCTTGCAGAGATTTTAGAGGCCAGGATAGCGGACGACGCGATTTAAGAGATGATGATAGGTCGGGAGGTGGATGGCGTGGTGGATCTGAGAGGCGAGGAGATCACGACAGATTTGAAAGACGTGGAGACAGCGATCGTTGGAGTCGTGGAGGAGAAGAGCGTTGGTCGAGAGGAGGTGATGCAAGATATGATAATCATCCACGACAAGGAGAGGATTCTGGTAGAGAAAGAGATTTTGGCCGTCGCGATGATCACAGAGATGATCGACGATCCGACAGTGATCGGGG ATCAGATCCTTGGAGGCGGGGTGGAGATTCGGGTCCAGTTAGGCGAGGAGATGGGCCTCCGCGTGGGAGTAGTGGAGCTTCTAGAGATGATGAAGTGTGGCGCAGGG GAGGAGATCGTTCAAAAAGAAATGATGAAAAACCGACTGACTCAGATGGGTGGAGCACTGTCCGATATAAATAA
- the LOC137393841 gene encoding acetylcholine receptor subunit alpha-like translates to MAVAGIIFLSNLCILVTRPAFVYASPVFEFQTPTLPIFNVTPPEDPGLHATPVSQYSRLEGNDGKNRENPETRLIRDLFRDYDNVARPVLNMSKSVEVVFGYRLLSIQLNEVDQLLTSFVWLPHRWTDERLTWNPAQYADIETLIIPNKMLWLPDTFLYQSSDDSGYVTSFDRVPLDYTGSMEWWPSATLLSPCIIDVTFFPFDYQTCALTIGPWGYHSEQVNYTLMDTHANLDRYTVSGAWELIDTNISREVQFYPDLNMSYTLIDITIKLKRKALYYWLNIIIPCILLNSLGIGLFILPADSGEKVSFGLGILLTVFVFAILVNENIPKTSDYTPVMGIYLVIIMGMISVSLLIAIIIENLHHRRPKLQPVPNWVRKVFLGKLPKMLKIQLPKLPLFTSFTMQGITPKKKKRIKLMRRLMKLRQREGKENMPAEETTTLNQEADRENHNSENLANGDVSPRTIDDTPDLSQTEEERLAEAYKNMPFDEKDNDEWILVALVMDNLLGWMFFALLIMTTSMILIIIPLRQSTSYT, encoded by the exons ATGGCTGTAGCGGGAATCATATTTCTTAGCAATCTGTGTATTCTTGTTACAAGACCAGCATTCGTATATGCCTCGCCAGTCTTTGAGTTCCAGACACCCACAT TGCCTATATTTAATGTGACGCCTCCAGAAGACCCTGGCCTACATGCAACTCCAGTCTCACAGTATTCTAGGCTAGAAGGCAATGATGGTAAAAATAGAGAGAATCCTGAAACAAGACTTATCAGAGACCTGTTCAG GGACTACGATAATGTGGCCAGGCCTGTCTTGAACATGTCTAAAAGTGTTGAAGTGGTGTTTGGATATCGTCTCTTAAGCATCCAGTTG AATGAAGTGGATCAATTGCTGACCAGCTTTGTCTGGCTCCCTCAT CGATGGACAGATGAGCGCCTAACTTGGAACCCAGCTCAGTATGCAGATATAGAAACTCTAATCATACCAAATAAGATGCTGTGGCTGCCTGACACATTTCTCTACCAAAG CTCTGATGATTCTGGTTACGTTACATCATTCGACAGAGTTCCTCTAGACTACACAGGATCAATGGAATGGTGGCCATCCGCTACCCTCCTTAGTCCATGCATAATTGACGTCACATTTTTTCCATTTGATTATCAGACATGCGCTCTAACCATCGGACCATGGGGCTACCACAGTGAGCAG GTGAACTATACACTGATGGACACGCATGCCAACCTTGATAGGTACACGGTGAGCGGGGCTTGGGAGTTGATCGACACCAATATCTCTCGAGAAGTGCAGTTTTACCCAGATCTAAACATGAGCTACACTCTCATTGACATTACTatcaaattaaaaagaaaagcaTTGTACTACTGGCTCAACATTATCATACCATGTATTTTACTGAACAGTCTTGGCATAGGTCTTTTTATACTGCCAGCAGACAGTGGTGAAAAAGTAAGCTTTGGTCTGGGTATCCTGCTGACCGTGTTTGTTTTCGCAATCCTTGTCAATGAGAATATACCAAAGACATCTGATTACACACCAGTTATGG GGATCTATCTGGTTATCATCATGGGCATGATATCTGTTTCGTTGCTCATCGCTATTATTATTGAAAATCTACACCACAGAAGACCAAAACTCCAGCCTGTGCCAAATTGGGTACGCAAAGTTTTCCTCGGCAAGCTACCAAAAATGCTCAAAATACAGTTACCTAAG CTGCCATTATTTACATCATTCACTATGCAAGGCATTACACCAAAGAAGAAGAAACGCATTAAGTTAATGAGAAGGCTGATGAAACTTAGACAAAGGGAAGGCAAAGAAAACATGCCAGCAGAGGAGACGACTACATTG AATCAAGAAGCTGACCGGGAAAACCACAACTCTGAGAACCTAGCAAATGGAGATGTCAGCCCCAGAACAATTGATGACACACCTGATCTAAGCCAAACAGAAGAGGAAAGACTGGCAGAAGCATACAAAAATATGCCATTTGATGAAAAGGACAACGATGAATGGATTTTAGTAGCATTGGTCATGGACAATCTCCTAGGTTGGATGTTTTTCGCTCTGCTCATCATGACAACAAGCATGATTTTAATCATTATTCCTCTTAGACAATCTACCAGTTACACGTAG
- the LOC137395012 gene encoding diphthine methyltransferase-like, translated as MAQLGNTPVTLDVFKTKYSADSIEWCPTDGHQTLLVCGTYQLKSSEKAAAERLGCLYLFKAEEEKLKLLDTVDCPAILDQKWCYATTVPTLAVAFASGFVTLFQVKASAYSTELVKVEEIEIWKDAMALSLDWSNRVNQSPRVKIAVSSSNGEIALVEGIKCTNQWKAHDFEAWITAFNYWNENILWSGGDDCTLKGWDARILPSPVFTSRKHSTGVCSLHCHPFKEHLMISGSYDEHVLLWDTRRMKAPLADTHVGGGVWRLKWSPHKDDRLLAAAMHNGFHIIDSSSGNTGSLEVISSYMDHDSLAYGCDWCHCDSSKLLASCSFYDNSMRLWQIA; from the exons ATGGCACAGCTTGGAAATACTCCTGTAACCTTAGATGTGTTTAAAACAAAGTACAGTGCTGATTCAATTGAGTGGTGCCCGACCGATGGACATCAAACACTTCTTGTCTGCGGTACATATCAACTGAAGAGCTCTGag AAAGCTGCCGCAGAGAGGCTGGGCTGTTTATATTTGTTCAAAGCGGAAGaagaaaaactgaaactattagACACTGTAGACTGTCCAGCAATTCTAGACCAAAAGTGGTGCTATGCCACTACTGTACCGACTCTAGCAGTCGCCTTTGCTTCAG GATTTGTCACGCTGTTTCAAGTGAAGGCCTCTGCATATTCTACTGAGTTGGTGAAGGTGGAAGAAATTGAGATATGGAAGGACGCTATGGCTCTCTCACTCGACTGGTCAAACAGAGTCAA CCAGAGTCCAAGGGTGAAGATCGCAGTAAGCAGTTCGAATGGTGAGATAGCCTTAGTGGAGGGCATTAAATGTACAAACCAGTGGAAAGCGCATGATTTTGAAGCCTGGATCACTGCATTTAACTATTGGAATGAAAATATCCTCTGGTCAG GAGGGGACGATTGCACGCTGAAAGGATGGGATGCGCGCATTTTACCTTCACCAGTATTCACTAGTAGAAAGCACTCTACAGGTGTGTGCAGCTTGCACTGTCACCCTTTCAAGGAGCACTTGATGATCAGCGGCAG CTATGATGAGCACGTTCTGCTTTGGGACACGAGACGCATGAAGGCACCCTTAGCTGACACTCACGTAGGAGGGGGAGTTTGGAGGCTCAAGTGGTCACCCCATAAAGATGATCGACTACTAGCCGCCGCCATGCACAATGGTTTCCATATCATTGACAGCTCATCTGGAAACACAG GCAGTCTGGAAGTGATATCCTCTTACATGGACCATGATTCTCTTGCCTATGGATGTGACTGGTGTCATTGTGACAGTTCCAAACTTCTTGCTTCCTGCTCTTTTTACGATAACTCAATGCGCCTCTGGCAGATTGCCTAA
- the LOC137393842 gene encoding cyclin-dependent kinase 2-associated protein 1-like — MSDDIQVIDYSNSPAGSRSSPVSTLTRASNKSPASVINKPATPGFVGQQTIPSATDTSLAHQQSKYAALLTVIEELGRDIRPTYAGNKLAAERLKRGIVHARVLTRECMTEVDKISRGAN; from the coding sequence ATGTCGGATGATATACAAGTAATAGATTATAGCAACTCTCCCGCCGGTAGCCGTTCGTCTCCTGTTTCCACACTGACACGCGCTAGCAACAAATCACCAGCCTCAGTAATCAATAAGCCCGCAACTCCAGGTTTTGTTGGACAACAAACTATACCATCAGCAACAGACACATCTTTAGCACATCAGCAAAGCAAATATGCAGCGTTGCTGACAGTAATCGAGGAGTTGGGTCGAGATATTAGGCCGACATATGCAGGCAATAAGTTGGCTGCAGAAAGACTCAAACGAGGGATTGTACATGCCAGGGTTCTGACTAGGGAGTGTATGACTGAAGTGGATAAGATTAGTCGTGGGGCAAACTGA